The Plasmodium coatneyi strain Hackeri chromosome 5, complete sequence DNA window TAGAAATATTCATCCtgcaaaagggaggaaagtccaaaaaaataaaaagagatTGAGGGGGGCATACAAAATGTCGCACCATTGCATACGTAGCATAGACAGTTACACTATTTTTTCGCCCTCCGCGAAGCACGgtgcgtgtgtgtggggggctCACCAATTCGATCTGCTTGTGTGCATTCAACTCGCTAATGTGCTTCTCAATGTCGAGGAGTCTCTccgacattttttttatcacttcGTTGATATCGCCTGGTGAAAGGGTAAAGGGgggcacatacacatgtgtgcatgtatatgCGCAACGACATCAACGAAGCGGCATCCGGGCAATTCCGTATGCCGGGGGTAGATGCTCATTACAGGTTTGCTTCTTCTCCGCCAGATCGGTCAAGGACGTGAAGGCAATCTTCAGCTCCCTAAAATGGCAAGGGTGACAGAACAAGCATCATGAGTGGGTGCGCAGTGCTGGGAAGGTAGCCCCCCTCACGGTGTACcacaaaattttccctccccTTACGTGTGCTGCAAGTCGCAGATCTGCTTCAAAAGGTTGAGCTCATTCTGCAGGTACTTGTTCTTCTTGAGGAAGTCTATCTTCATTTTGCTGTCCTTGTGCGGGGGAACCacctccccttcctcttcacTCGTCTCCTTgttaatgttttttttaatttcctgttctttcatttttaagtcatcgagtttttcctttgcctCCTGTATAAGTTTCTGCTTATCATCGAGGGTAGCATTCTTCACGTCTTTCTTCTCCATGGTGGCAGTGTTGACTTTTTCTGTGTCCTGTATATCCATAATGGCATGCGTAACGACAACACAGCGGATGTAGAGCAGTAGAATGTAGGGCACTTCCTTAATGCTGGCCAATTCTAACCACTGCTGAATTTGTAATTTCATTTCCTCCTCGGAGGTGTTAAAATTCATTCCTCTATCTTTGCATATTTCTATcaatgtgtgtttttttaaattgtccaCCCCTTCGTACATGAGTTCCCTGTCTTCCCTCTGCAGGCGCAAAAAATGGTGTCTCAGTTGGAGTACGACGTGGTAATGCATTCCGTAAGGCTTCAATCCAAGGAGGTGACAAATAGTTTGCAGcgtttttaaattcatttgGTCTAGTACAAAAtcttccttaaaaattttggcaatttttaacGTGTCCCCTACACTTAAAAAGGGGTTAACATCTTTCTCATCTTTATTAATTAATTGCTGATGAAATTtcaataaaatttttttttttttttcagagtCAATTCCGATATTTTCATTTAgctgtttttccttctccgcAATTAGCTGTTGTAGAaatttggctagctgctGTTTtgcatataaatttttttttatattcacaaaattatcatcattatttttaaaagtggaGGGTAATAAATTGGgataaattttcaaaaatacgGGAAGTAAGAATTCTGCAAATGGAACAAtgatgaaaaatgaaaaggggatTAATTTGAACATGTCATTCATCGTCCGAATTAGCAACTTGTATTCTGAGTAGGACAATCTGTGTCCCTTCAacctttttataattaaatttttggaaattttcaTATTTGTGAGGAATAGGAGGACTCCTGTTTTGACCCACACGACGGtgtgttttatatttttcttcaaatcgGCAAAATACACCTTCAGGATGGACGGCTGtatgattattatttttatttgctgtcctgctttttttatgaaggtaaaaattaGCTTAATTCCGTTGGCTCCTttgttgcacatttttgcgatttttcccttttccttttcgttgctttttatttttttttttttcatcatttcgATTATGTTTGTGTACTCCTCTTTCCCGTTTAGCGTGGCATTTGCATCACGTGCAGGGAAGTGACCACTTCCGACAGGACTTTCTTCTGTCTTTTCGTCACGATTGCTTTGTTGCGCTTTGCTTAGTTGAGGGGAGTTACTTACCCCCTTATCATCCCTTGGCACCTTCGTGGAAAACCTCTTCCTTGCATTATTTGCGCAAAGGGGGGTTACCACCAGGGACACTCCACTAAAAGGCGCACCGCAGGGGTTACCAAACCTGGCACTGACACAGACGTTGATTTCGGCACCTACATGAATGCTGGTTGTTACACTTCGGATGGAGTTGTtatgtccttcttccttccacattgGAAGACTCCCCTTACGGGGGATGATGACCTGCTTGCCGCCCACATGAAGCAACTTCCCAACCGGGGGGCAACTCACAAAGGACCTCTTCAAACCGACTCTCTCATTCGTTGAGATGAGCCTGTAAACCACCCTGTTCGGTCGAAGCTTCATCGTGTCTGGCCTGTCGTCTGCTCAATCAGGAATGTTTGATTCGGCTGTCCGGTTGTTGCGTTGTTTGCTTTTTGCTTACTTTTGACTCGTTCACCTGCGTGTCACTGTGGCTACTTTTTCCTTAGGCCTAATTTAAGGGGCACGAGAAAGCAGAGCGGTGACGGCAGTGCAGCGGGGAAGCACCCGTAGAAGCGTTAAAGCTTTTTAATGGGGTCACTTATACATGCGTGGTTGAGCACATTTGGGCGCGTTCAAATGGTGTTCTGTTGTGCGtttactttatttattttaatgaCGTGGGGCAAATCAGCTCATGTGagctcattttttctctgccaTTTGAGAACATACAACTTCTTCCACGTGACGGCCTTCTTTGCTGTTTGCTCGGTCCATTACGCACAACCCATTTTGGTCGTTCGGCAGTTGCGTTCACCCCCTCTGCGTGTATGTGTGTTCACGTTGTGGTGACAAGACGCAACAACAGGTTATGAGTTTCCCCGACCAACCTACAATCGTACATATAGTAGAAGCGCTGCAGCATAGGTTTGCCTGCCCGAGTGGGGCCCAATGTCTTCAATCACATAGTTGCCCCGGAGGCGAATACGCAAAGGTTCTCTTTAGTTATCGctcttttgttatttttttgtccttcctaATTTGTGTCCTATATATGCAAAACGGCAAGGGGAAAGATCTGGCACAAATTGGGGGTGACTTCACATCCACAGAAGAAGTTCCCCCTTTCCTACACATGGCCCCTCTTCTTCCGTGGGGGCAGCTACGAATAGCTATAAAAACAGCGTCAATTAAAATTCACTCTTAGCCGCATGCGATCTGTAAACGCGCAGGTCAGGAATGGGTTAAAAAAGATAAACACAGAAGGATAGGCATTCACATAACTGTACTTCCTGTTTGTGAGAAAGTATTTGCTGCGTTCATGCTTGGTATGACCTTTGTATGTTTCGAAAACCCCACTGCGGAAGGGCTCCCTCTCATGTAGGATCCATCAAATGAAAAATCactaaaaaggaacattcaaaaaaaaaggatttcaacaaaataggaataaaaacATCCGCTTAATTGTCGCGGGAATGAATTAACGCACATGGATTCTTTTCTGgttcgaataaaaaaaaaaaaaaaaaaatccccccaCATGGTGCATGTTGCGTGGTGATAAAGAGGGAACAGCTTTTCTTGGCCACGTCCccacattttgcaaaatagaagaacagaaaaaggtAGGGGGGGGAGTAAAAGGTGAAAAGCATACATACACGCAGGTACGcacgtatgtacgtatgtac harbors:
- a CDS encoding Mitochondrial membrane protein gives rise to the protein MKLRPNRVVYRLISTNERVGLKRSFVSCPPVGKLLHVGGKQVIIPRKGSLPMWKEEGHNNSIRSVTTSIHVGAEINVCVSARFGNPCGAPFSGVSLVVTPLCANNARKRFSTKVPRDDKGVSNSPQLSKAQQSNRDEKTEESPVGSGHFPARDANATLNGKEEYTNIIEMMKKKKIKSNEKEKGKIAKMCNKGANGIKLIFTFIKKAGQQIKIIIIQPSILKVYFADLKKNIKHTVVWVKTGVLLFLTNMKISKNLIIKRLKGHRLSYSEYKLLIRTMNDMFKLIPFSFFIIVPFAEFLLPVFLKIYPNLLPSTFKNNDDNFVNIKKNLYAKQQLAKFLQQLIAEKEKQLNENIGIDSEKKKKILLKFHQQLINKDEKDVNPFLSVGDTLKIAKIFKEDFVLDQMNLKTLQTICHLLGLKPYGMHYHVVLQLRHHFLRLQREDRELMYEGVDNLKKHTLIEICKDRGMNFNTSEEEMKLQIQQWLELASIKEVPYILLLYIRCVVVTHAIMDIQDTEKVNTATMEKKDVKNATLDDKQKLIQEAKEKLDDLKMKEQEIKKNINKETSEEEGEVVPPHKDSKMKIDFLKKNKYLQNELNLLKQICDLQHTELKIAFTSLTDLAEKKQTCDINEVIKKMSERLLDIEKHISELNAHKQIELDEYFYPEEEKADDVVNIKN